GTATTGAGTTTTGGTTTGCAGCGAAAAAGGGTCATGCGGTTGAAGAAGGTTATCTTGTTTCCGGTGCTCTTATTCCACTGATTATGCCACCTGATATTCCTTTGTGGATATTGGCAGTATCTATTGCTTTTGCAGTGATCATAGGTAAGGAAGCTTTTGGAGGGACTGGAATGAATATCTGGAATATTGCCTTGCTATCAAGAGTATTTATATTTTTTGCTTACCCGACAACTATCTCAGGGGATGAAGTATGGGTTTCAGGGTTTTCAAAACTTGCACCGGGCACTGCCGCTGATTATGGGTGGTGGCATACATCATTCTTTAACGGGTTATTCGATTGGATAGGTATTGCCAAGTTTCAGGTTGGGATGGCGGTAGCAGATGGATATACAGGTGCGACCCCTTTAGCATTAGCATATCAGGGAGGCTGGGATAGAGTAACTGAAGTTTATTCATCCGGGCAGATGTTGTGGGGAACTATTCCGGGTTCGATAGGAGAAACTTCTAAAGTTTTAATTTTAGTAGGAACAGTCATCCTCTTAGTGACGAAAGTGGCCAGTTGGCGTATCATGGCTGGTATGGTAGCCGGAGCAATTGCAGGTACCTGGGTTTTAAATATATGGGGAGCGACTCCTTTTATGACAGTATCCTGGTATAATCAGTTTTTAATGGGGTCATTTTTATTTGCAATGGCATTTATGGCTACTGATCCGGTTACTGCCTGCTCTACCAGCAGGGGAAAATGGATTTATGGAATTCTGATCGGATTTATCGGTATGATTATCAGGGTGATAAATCCTGCATATCCGGAAGGATGGATGCTGGCTATACTCTTTGCTAATACATTTGCTCCGACAATAGATCATTTTGTTTTGGAGTCTAACATTAAAAAAAGATTGAATCGTGCATAATACAAATTATATAATAAGGTTTGTCCTTATCATGACAGTAATTGTAGCCTTTGTTTTGGCTATGATGTTTACCGGTTTGAAAGACATTCATCAGACCAATGAAGCAGTTTACAACAAAAAAGCTATTCTGGCTGCTGTAGCTTCAAAGTTGGATAAGGATGTTAATGGTCTGACAAACGCTGAAGTTCAATCCATTTTTGACGCTCAGATAGAACAAAAAGTATTGGATATGTCCGGTAACGAGTTAACAGCAGATGAGATTAAAGCAGCAACAGGAGGAGTAGCCACTACTGCTGATAAGGTTGATATGGCTAAAGAAGTTAAGAAGCCCGAAGCAGACAGAGTTTTACCACTGTATATTTTTAAAGGTTCTGACGGAAAAAACTATTATATAGTAAGTGTCAGAGGAAAGGGTCTTTGGGATGAGATATGGGGAAATGTGGCTTTGGAGGACGATTGGTCCACTATTGCGGGAGTTTCTTTTGATCATAAAGGTGAAACGCCGGGATTGGGAGCAGAAATCAAAGACAATCAGGCATGGGTCAATCAGTTTACCGGTAAAAAAATATTTGCAGCAGATGGGACATTTACATCTGTCAAAGTTATTAAAGCAGGAGCACGAAATGATGTCTATGAAGTGGATGGTATTTCAGGCGCCACTATTACTGCGGATGGTGTAGATGCTATGATGGAAAAAGGTCTCAGGTATTATGAGCCTTATATTATGAAAAACAGAAAATCGTAAAATTTAAAAAATAAAGATTATGGCAGAAGTAAAAGTTGCTGAGGTCAAAGAATCGGGTTTTTCTTTTGGAAAGGCTGAGAAAAAACTTATCACCGATCCATTAAATGATAATAATCCAATTACAGTACAGGTACTCGGAATTTGTTCTGCATTGGCAGTGACAACTTTATTGAGTAAAGCTATTGTTATGGCTATTGCGGTGATATTTGTTACTGCTTTTTCCAATCTCTTTACATCGATGCTTAGAAATATGATTCCTAAACAAGTACGTATGATCGTACAGTTGGTTATTATAGCAGCATTGGTAACAGTAGTGGAATTAACATTAAAAGCTGTTAATTATCCTATTTATAAGGAGTTGTCCGTGTTCATTGGATTGATTATTACAAACTGTATAGTTATGGGAAGGTTGGAAGCATTTGCAATGGCCAATAAACCCTATAAATCATTTTTGGATGGTATTGGTAATGGTTTGGGATACGGAATTATACTGATAATGATTGCAGCGATAAGAGAATTATTTGGAAAAGGGTCCTTATTGGATTTTAAAATCATCGGTAATACTCCTGAATATGTTCTGAATACGACAGAAATATCATGGTTGGGTTGGTACGCAAATAACAACCTTATGGTACTATTCCCTTCTGCGATGTTTGTGATAGGTGGTATTATCTGGGCACACAGAGCATGGAATAAGAAATTGGTTGACATTTCATAATCAAAGAATAAAAAAGAAAATGGGAGATTTAATTAATATCTTTGTAAAATCTGCATTCATAGAAAATCTGGCTTTGGCTTATTTTCTTGGAATGTGTTCCTACCTGGCAGTATCCAAGAGCGTCAAAACAGCATTTGGTTTAGGTTTGGCAGTTATTTTTGTATTGGGGATAACCATGCCGATTAACTGGTTGATAAATACTCACCTGTTGAGTGAAAGTGGATTATTCGGACTCGATCTAACCTTTTTAAGGTTTATCTTGTTTATCGCTGTAATCGCCTCTATGGTGCAATTGGTAGAAATGGTGGTTGAGAAATTTTCACCATCTCTTTACAACGCATTGGGTATCTTTTTACCCCTGATTACTGTGAATTGCGCTATATTAGGGGGTTCACTTTTTATGGTATCCAAAGAATATAATTTCAGCCAATCTGTAGCTTTTGGCTTGGGGGGAGGTTTTGGATGGTTTCTTGCCATAGTGGCGATAGCTGCTATCAGAGAGAAAATGAAGTATTCGGCTGTTCCGGCACCGCTAAGGGGATTAGGTATGGCATTTATGCTTACCGGATTAATGGGTATGGCTTTTATGGGATTGATGGGTATAGACCCGACAGCATTTAAATAATAACTTAATCATTAGCTATGTTATTGATAAATATAATTTCTTACATGCCTGTGATATTTGCCATTTTGGTGTTTACAGGTGTTATTCTTTCACTTTCCATGTTGCTGATTTACGCCAGAAAAAGATTGGTGCCTCAGGGTGATGTCCGCATCATCATCAACGGAGATGAAGCCAACCCTATTTTGGCACAGCCGGGATCTTCTTTACTATCTACATTAGGTGAGAACAATATTTTTCTGCCTTCTGCTTGCGGAGGGGGTGGTACCTGTGCCATGTGTGAATGTCATGTGTATTCAGGGGGCGGGGATGTCCTTCCCACAGAATTGAATCATCTTACACGGAAGGAAGCTGCAGAAGGGATGCGTCTATCCTGTCAGGTTAAGGTAAGAGAAAATATGAATATCGGTATTCCTGAGGAAATATTCGGTATCAAAAAATGGGAATGTGAAGTCATTTCCAATTACAATGTTGCTACTTTCATAAAAGAGTTTATTGTAAGATTGCCGGAAGGAGAAACGCTGGATTTTCAGGCTGGTGGATATATTCAGATAGATGTTCCTCCTGTGACAGTAGATTATAAAGATATTGAAATTACAGCACATCCAAAGTATCACGACCGTCCGGATAAATTTCAGGCAGATTGGGATCAAAATAAGATGTGGGATCTGAAAATGGTCAATGAAGAACCTATATTCAGGGCCTACTCCATGTCTAATCACCCGGCAGAAGGCAATATTGTTTCATTAACCATCAGAATTGCAACTCCACCATTCAAATTTAAGGTCGGTGCAGATGGTAAAAGAGTGTGGGATGGATACGAAGCAGTGAATCCGGGAATTTGTTCTTCCTATATTTTTTCCAGAAAGCCTGGCGACAAAGTAACTATCTCTGGGCCATATGGTGAATTTTTCATTAAGCCAACTCAAGCTGAAATGTTATATATCGGTGGTGGGGCAGGCATGGCTCCGATGCGTTCGCATTTATACCACTTGTTCATGACCTTGAAGACAGGTCGTAAAGTGACATTTTTCTATGGTGGACGAACGAAGAAGGAATTGTTTTACGTGGAAGAGTTCAGAGAGATTGAAAAACAATTTCCTAATTTCCGTTTCGCAGTAGCATTGGATAATCCACTTCCGGAAGACAACTGGGTATTGAAAAAAGACTTAAATGATCCGGAAGGTGATGGATTTAAAGGTTTTGTTCACAATGTTGTTATTGAACAATATTTAAGTAAACACCCTGCACCTGAGGAACTGGAAGTTTACTTTTGCGGACCACCACTAATGAACCAATCAGTCATAAAAATGGCAGATGAATGGGGTATTCCGGAAGAAAACGTGGCATTTGACGATTTCGGAGGATAATCAGGAAACTAAAAGCACATAAATATTTAAAGGCATAATTCTGAAAAGGGTTATGCCTTTTTACATTATTTACCTGTCAGTTGTAAAATATGAATAATTATTTTTTACTTTTACCACTTTGAAAAAACAGTATTTCTGATGGATTGGCAATTGATCTGGACTTTATTTTACGGGGCAGTATGCGGCTATGTAGCCAGCCGCCTGATAGGCGGTGAAGGCTTCGGACTGTTAGGGAATATCGTTGTGGGTATATTTGGCGGTTTTATTGGCAGCCACCTTGTCCAGTTGGCTAAAATACCGATGATGTCAGGATATGTGGGCAATTTTATCAGTTCTGTTGCCGGAGCACTGATATTTATATTTTTTCTGGAGTTAATCAGATATCTTTACAGGAGCAACAGAAGTACCCGCCGGAGGAGGTGAAATAGGTAAATACATAATATTGACTGATATGCCAGTTCCTTTAAAAATCAGATATTAAACTGCCATTTAGTAAACTTTAGTTTACTAAAACTTAAAGACTTCAATCAACTCGTAGGCTTATCAGGAGCCGGTAAACTGGCGTGAAACTCATTTTTGATCCTTTCAGCATAGACATCCAGCAATTCCAGGATTTTTGTTCTCTTCGGTGATTTTATAATGATGCCGATATGGTGCTTCTTGTGAAGTCTCCAGGAAATTTCGGGGTCACTGAATGATGAATCGTCAGGGTATTCAAACCGAGACAAAGAGACAATGATACCGGCATGATCTTTCCTGATTTTTGGTAATTTATATTTTTGACCATTAAAACGGGCGGTTTCTAATTTTGCCCATTCACCCCACAAATTAATTCCTGAAGCGGCTTCTACCATTTCGGCAAGGTGGGCACCACCAACCCGCGAAGATGTTTCTAAAAAGTAATACTGACCGTCCTCGTTACATTTTATAAACTCAGTATGCGATGCACTGTACTGCATTCCAAAAGCTTTCATTACATCTGCATTGAGTTTCTGAAGCATTTTGTCATCATCACTATCCGTCTCAACTGTATGTGATCTGAAAATACCGCCCCCATGTGCTACTTCGAATGGGGTGTCTAAATATTGACTGACTTTCGCGAAATTTACTTTTCCGTCAAAAGTAAGTGCATCTACATGATACACAGCACCGGGTGCAAATCGCTCCAAAAGATAAGCATGTCTGTGACCTCCCAGTTTATCCAATAGCTCCCACAATTGTTCTTTGTTGTGAATTTTTGTAATACCGGTTGCAGACGCCTGCATTCTTGGTTTTACTAACCAGGGAGCGGGGACTGTATCAGCAAATTTATTAATATCAGCGTCATGAAAAAGTGCCGTAAATTCAGGAACAGGAATCCCGCATTCTTTTGCTTTGATACGCATTGCGAGCTTATCCCGGAAGTATCTTGCCGTTGTCTCTCCCATGCCGGGTATTCTGAAATACTCCCTTATACAGGCAACATGTTCCACATCAAAATCGTCTAAGGCAACAAATACATCAAATTTTGTATCTTTCATTTTGTAAGCCAAACCGTCTTTCAGATGGTCCATGTTCCATAAGCCTTTTTCATCTTCCTGCATATAGAAGGCTTCATCGATACTTTCCCAGGGCCAGGGGTCATGCTCCAGTTTTTTGGAAGTGAGCAAATAAACTTTGTTCCCTAGTGCTTTTGCTGCCCGCATAAAGTCCTCCCCTTTAAAATATCGGGACACACATAGAATTGTAATCGGTGAATCTGCCATATTAAGTTTTGTTTTGTTTGTTTTAAGATTTCAGCGTCTTTAATGTTGTTTATACAAAATCTAAAATTTATTTTTCCACATCATGCTCTCTACAGGTTTTTCTGTCCTGCTGTTATACTTTGCATTTGATTTTTTATTGTAATAATTATTTATTTCTCCGTCAACCTTAAAATATATAAGCTGACCTACCGGCATACCTGCATATATCCGCACGGGTTGAACACAACTGATTTCCAATGTCCAGGTATTGCAGAATCCCACATCACCCTTACCTGCCGTGGCATGTATATCTATTCCCAAACGACCGATACTTGATTTTCCTTCCAAAAAGGGAACGGTGTGATGGGTTTCGGTATATTCTTCGGTAACACCAAGGTACAATGTGCCCGGCATCAATACAAAACCATCAGGGCCAATTTCAAAATGTCTGATCGTATTATGTTTTTTAGCATCCAGTTCATGATTTTCATATACTGCCAGCCACTTACCGAGATGTACATCGTATGAGTTTGTACCCAGACAATCCGGTCTGTAAGGTTCTATTACTATTAGTCCATCATCAATAGCCTTTCGTATCTGATCATCAGATAATATCATATAATTTTATTGGTTGTGAAGGGTAAAAATAGAAACTATTTGTTCAAATTTACTTTATAATCAATGATTTTTAGAAACAAATTTTTGCGATTTGAAAGTGACTCATGAATATGACACTATTACTATATGTAGTTTGAAAATGCTCCAAACTTTTATTTTTAAAATTGCCGAATATTATTCTGTTACTTAGACATATATTTTTTACTTTTGCAATAAATTATAAATATAATTACGAAAATGAAAATATTAGTAAATGACGGTATAGAGCCGATCGGCAAACAAATACTGGAAGATGCGGGCTTTATAGTAGATATGAATAAAATAAATCAGGAAGATCTTGTCTCCGGATTGAATGAATATGATGCGATATGTGTAAGAAGCGCTACTAAAGTCAGGAAAGAGTTGATCGATGCTTGTCCTAATTTAAAAGCTATTGCCCGTGGTGGCGTAGGACTTGATAATATTGACGTTGAATATGCACTGTCAAAAGGTATTGCTGTTATAAATACCCCGGCTGCATCATCCCGATCAGTAGCCGAACTTGCTATGGCACACATGCTTGATTTGTCCCGATTTTTGTATCAGTCCAATAAGCAAATGCATCATGAAGGAAATACAAAGTTTAATGATCTTAAGAAATTATATGCCAAAGGAGTGGAACTGGAAGGCAAAACTTTAGGTATAATCGGATTCGGAAGGATAGGTCAGGAGACTGCAAGAGTAGGCTTGGGTATGGGGATGCACATCATTGCAATGGACCCTTATGTGGAATCTGCAGAAATTGTGGTTGGTCCTGCAAATATGGGTTTTAAAGCAAATATTACTACATCAGAATTATCAACACTGTTAGCAGGTGCAGATTATATATCTCTTCATATTCCGTCGGTAGGAAAACCTATTTTAGGAGCTGACGAATTTCAAAAAATGAAAGACGGAGTATTTATCATAAACGTAAGTAGGGGCGGAACTATTGATGAAGACGCACTTTTATATGCATTAGATACAGGAAAAGTGGCTGCTGCCGGGCTTGATGTTTTTGATAATGAGCCTACCCCAAGAATTGATTTGTTAATGCATCCAAGGGTTTCATTGACCCCACACATCGGAGCATCTACAGAAGAAGCACAGAATAAGATAGGTGTGGAGTTGGCAGAAAAGCTAATAGCGGCATTAAGAAAATAAAACAACCTACAGCGTTAAAATCAGGTTAATTTCAGAAATGTTTGATCACTAAACGTTCATTATTATCGTAATGGAGTTGATAGTTATTTATTCAAATTCTAAATCCTGCATCATGAGAATATTTACATTTTTACTACTTGTTGTAATATTAGCTTGCTCGCCAAATCGGAAATTTCAAACATCGTCTTATGACAAACTTGCTCCGAAACACCGCAAAATTGCCATTCTGCCGGTTACATTTGAAGGCAAACGTTTCGCTTCAAAATTAAGCGAAGAAGACAAAAAAATATTACTTGAAAAAGAGAACACGTTTGTTCAGCAAGCTTTTTACAATCGATTGGCCCGTGTAACCGGTTCCGGTAAAAGGGATTCTAAAATCCAGATCGAAAGTATATCCCGCACAAATGAAAAACTATCCGAAAAAGGTATTCAACTTACTGAGATCAGTAAACTTTCAGATGCTGACATGAGGGATATTTTGAATGTGGATGCCGTAGTCAGGATAAAGGTAGATGCTGCTATTATGCTACATTCTACTACGTATGATCTGCCAAAAGAAATTCTATCTACTGTCCGTTTCAGAATTACAGACCCTATAATCAGAGAAGCAATCGAACTGGATATAGAACCTGTCTTTTTAAATGTCGAAATTCTGGATCTGAAAGAAATGACTCCGATTTGGGTATATTCTAAAAAACGGGAACTCGAAGTCCACGATAAAAATACAGACCTGCTCCGGTGGCTAACAGATGATGTTGCCAAACAATTTCCGTATCGGTAATCAGATAATCTTCAATTCTACGGCACTAATTTTTTGAGATCCAATGATAGACCGGATCTATCCCCTGAACATAATTCATAAATAAATCAGGGAAGATTACATCGGGCATGAAGTTTAAATTTTCTATATCAGATTGTAACGCCGGTTCTTTAGGACAAGTGATAAATAAACAGGAAGAGTTTAGGAAAATATGTTTTTGGGAGCCAGAGAAATAATTATCTTCTTTATTTAGAACTCCGATAATCAGTGCCTGTAATTTTAACTTTAATTCTTTTGCATTTGTGATGATGGAAGATGACATATTATTCACTATAATTACAAAATCAGAAGGATGAAGCGACGCTTGTTCAGCCAATAGTTCTGAAAGTCCGGATATGTGTTTTGGTTGTCTTCCACTATTTCTACTCAGATCGATAACGATTTTAGAATAAGATTTTTCCTTTAAATCCTGTTCTAAATCATTTAAAAAGTTTTCAAAAGAAAGATGTTCTTTTTGGGGATATTTCCAACCAGATGTTGACATACAAGGGTGTTTGGGTAAAGAATCGGAAAGAATATTGTAATTATGATTGTTAATAATGATGAACAAAGCATTGGTGTTTTTATCAACAATTTTTTTGAAATCACTCCCAAAATACACCGGACGTTTCATTTTTGAATATACTCTGAGACTTTTATATTTCAGTATTTTATTTTTATCCGGAATGGGGACTGTGATTTTTTCATCTTGTGGAATACCATAATGATTTTCAAGATTTAAAATGATTTTTTCATTTGTCACAAAACCAAAATGTTTTAGGATTGGATAACTAATCAAATATTCAGGTATCCTGTTTTTAATATTTTGTTGGGTTTTATTGGACAATAAAGTCTTTAGACTATCGAGAATAACATTAATCGGAATGTCATTCATCCCAATCACTTTCTGTCCAAGTAATTTTTTATACTTAGTTGTACTGTGCAAAATAAAAATTCCGTCATCAAAAATTCTAATTCGTATGGGTAAGGTTTTTCGTTCTATTTTGCTATCAATTACCGAATTTAAATGTGGATCTCCAATTTTTGCTATCATTTGTTGGATTTTGATAACCATAGTTTCATTGCTGAAATCTCCGGCTTGCGATTTCAGATTTTCTATTTCAGACAAAAACTGTGCTTCTGAAATATTTTTATAGAGATCGGGATGAGTCTTATGCAATTCCTGTTTCAATTCTTCCAAATCTGATGACCAGTCAATATATTCTTTCCATTGCCCGGATAAAGCAGATAAAAAGAACAAAATGACAACCAATATCTTTAATACTTTTAAGGAGCTGCTTGTTAAAAATTTCAAAATCATATTCCTGACCGGATTTCAAAAGTATTTTTTATGGATCAAATATTGTTGAACATAATCTTTAACACCCTCTTCGAGAGTAGTGAAAGTTTGATCAAATCCTGCTTTCCGGATTTTTTCCATATTGGCTTCAGTAAAGTATTGATATGAATCTCTGATATCTTCAGGTGTATCTATAAAACTGATTTTTTCAGCAATACTCAATGCACTAAAAGTACTTTTGGCCAGGTCAAGAAATGTTCTCGCTTTGCCGGTGCCAAAGTTATAAATGCCACTTTCACTTTTCTGGTTTTTCATAAAAAACATAATCATATCCAGAATATCCATTACGTAAATGAAATCCCGGCTTTGATGTCCATCTGCAAAGTCCGGTCTGTGAGAACGGAACAATCGCATCCCGCCCGTATTTTTTATCTGATGGAAAGTGTGAAAAATGACCGACGCCATTCTTCCTTTGTGGTATTCGTTGGGACCATACACATTAAAAAACTTACACCCGATCCAGAATGGAGGTTTATTTTTTTGTTCAAGTGCCCAGACATCAAAATCCTGTTTACTCTGACCATAAGGATTTAGTGGTTTCAGATTCTTGATGTTTTCGTGATTGTCATCAAATCCTAGACTACCATCGCCATACGTTGCCGCAGATGAGGCATAAATCAGAGGTATTCCTTTCTCCGCACATACTTTCCAGATTCGTTGACTGTAGTTCAGATTTAGTTCATTAAAAATATCTGAGTCCATTAAAGTGGTATCTGTGCGGGCTCCGATATGCAAAACAAAATCAACTTTCTGACTTGATTTTTCAAACCAATCCAGGAATATTTCTCGGTGCATCCATTCCCTGACCGTTTTCTCATCAGTATTTTTATCCTTATACAATTTATAAAAATCGTCCACAACAACCACATCTCTGTTAAAGCCTTCTTCATTTAGTCTTGTCAAAAGACAGGACCCAATAAATCCGGAGACACCTGTTAGAATTATCATTATCTTAAATTTGAGTCCGAAGATAAATAAATTTCAACTTTAATCAATTATGTATAACTAAAAATATAAAAAGTTAAGTGACTTGAAAGGTAGAGGGATAGACTTACCTTTGAAGTACTAGGTTTGAATTTTAACTGCTTTTAATGACTGAAGATAATCAGATGTATTACAATTTTGGCTACACTTAATTTTGTTATTTTATTGTTTTTGATAGTAAACTTATTAAAAATAATGACCTTCGTCATCTTCCGGTATTTTGGTAAAAGTCTGTGAACTTCATGTTGAAATTTTTTGTTATTTTTGTAAGTAAATATTCACTTACTTTTAAATTGCGTTGAGTTAATGGTTAAGTATCTTAAATCTGGACAGAGTATTAGGACGGAATATATAGGAATTTGAATTTGTAATTATTAAAAACAAAAGGATGAATAGCTTAAATGCGATAGGATTACAACAGGACAAAGCAGAACAATTAGCCGTAAAACTAAATGAATTATTGGCTAATTATTCTATTTTTTATCAGAATACCCGTGGGTATCATTGGAATATAAAGGGTGATAAATTTTTTGAACTGCATTTGAAATTTGAGGAACTATATAATGATTTATTGCTTAAAATTGATGAAATAGCTGAACGGATATTGACTTTGGGACAAACACCTGAACACAACTACTCTGAGTACTCAAATCTATCCAATATTAAGGAAAGCAATAAAATTTCGGACGGATTGGTAGCAGTTACCCGGATTCTGGAAGCATTTAAAACCGTCATCGTGATGCAGAGAGAAATTCTTGCCCTTGCAGCTGAAGCAAATGATGAGGGAACTAATGCATTGATGAGTGATTATATCCGTTTTCAGGAAAAGCAAGTGTGGATGTATTCATCATTCTTAAAAAACAATTAATGGGTACACAGATATCTGACAGACAACTTGAAATTATCGAAGCTGCCGGTAAAATCCTTACTGAATCGGGGATCAGTGGATTGACTATAAAGAATCTGGCAAAAGAAATGAAGTTTACTGAAAGTGCTATTTACAGACATTTTGTACGTAAAGAAGACATTATTATTGCCTTACTTGAGTATCTGGCAAAAAGTATGGATGAAAGGTTAGCAACATCTACATCATCACTTCAGACGGCTGATGAAAAACTTACAGAGCTGTTCAGGAGCCAGTTTTCATTTTTTAAAAAAAATCCGCATTTTGTTGTAGCAGTATTTTCTGAAGGACTAATGGAAGCCAGCCAGCGTATCAATGAAACGATTTTGAACCTAATGGCCATTAAAATGAAACACCTGATGCCCATCATCATGGAAGGTCAGCAAAAGCAAGTCTTTACAGATGCAATAATCTCGAATGAGTTGATTCATATTGTAGTGGGAACATTCCGCCTTCAAATGTTTAATTGGAGAGTGGCTAACTTTCAGTATGATATACAGTCGAGCGGTGAAAATATGATTCAATCCATACAGATATTGATTAAGAA
The genomic region above belongs to Saprospiraceae bacterium and contains:
- the rfaD gene encoding ADP-glyceromanno-heptose 6-epimerase, with product MIILTGVSGFIGSCLLTRLNEEGFNRDVVVVDDFYKLYKDKNTDEKTVREWMHREIFLDWFEKSSQKVDFVLHIGARTDTTLMDSDIFNELNLNYSQRIWKVCAEKGIPLIYASSAATYGDGSLGFDDNHENIKNLKPLNPYGQSKQDFDVWALEQKNKPPFWIGCKFFNVYGPNEYHKGRMASVIFHTFHQIKNTGGMRLFRSHRPDFADGHQSRDFIYVMDILDMIMFFMKNQKSESGIYNFGTGKARTFLDLAKSTFSALSIAEKISFIDTPEDIRDSYQYFTEANMEKIRKAGFDQTFTTLEEGVKDYVQQYLIHKKYF
- a CDS encoding DNA starvation/stationary phase protection protein; translated protein: MNSLNAIGLQQDKAEQLAVKLNELLANYSIFYQNTRGYHWNIKGDKFFELHLKFEELYNDLLLKIDEIAERILTLGQTPEHNYSEYSNLSNIKESNKISDGLVAVTRILEAFKTVIVMQREILALAAEANDEGTNALMSDYIRFQEKQVWMYSSFLKNN
- a CDS encoding TetR/AcrR family transcriptional regulator, producing MGTQISDRQLEIIEAAGKILTESGISGLTIKNLAKEMKFTESAIYRHFVRKEDIIIALLEYLAKSMDERLATSTSSLQTADEKLTELFRSQFSFFKKNPHFVVAVFSEGLMEASQRINETILNLMAIKMKHLMPIIMEGQQKQVFTDAIISNELIHIVVGTFRLQMFNWRVANFQYDIQSSGENMIQSIQILIKKCK